One region of Chryseobacterium sp. SORGH_AS_0447 genomic DNA includes:
- the fusA gene encoding elongation factor G: protein MGRDLKFTRNIGIAAHIDAGKTTTTERILFYTGVNHKIGEVHDGASTMDWMEQEAERGITITSAATTCSWNFPTDQGKKLPETMPYHFNIIDTPGHVDFTVEVNRSLRVLDGLVFLFSAVDGVEPQSETNWRLADNYKVARMGFVNKMDRQGADFLNVVKQVKEMLGSNAVPIVLPIGAEEDFKGVVDLIKNRAIIWDEAGQGATYEVVPIPEDMKDEVLEYREKLVEAVADYDETLMEKFFEDPDSISEEEINEALRKATIDLSIIPMTCGSSFKNKGVQFMLDAVCKYLPSPLDKDNIKGTDPRTDADIERKPSVQDPFAALAFKIATDPFVGRLAFFRAYSGRLDAGSYVLNTRSGNKERISRIYQMHANKQNPVEYIEAGDIGAAVGFKDIKTGDTLSDEKNPIVLESMIFPDPVIGIAVEPKTKADQDKMGNALAKLAEEDPTFQVKTDEASGQTIISGMGELHLDIIVDRMRREFKVEVNQGQPQVEYKEALTQKANHREVYKKQSGGRGKFADIVFEIGPADEGKTGLEFINEIKGGNIPREFIPAVEKGFKESMKNGPLAGFEVEAMKIVLKDGSFHAVDSDQLSFELAAKMGFKDAGRAAKAVIMEPIMKLEVVTPEEYMGDIVGDLNRRRGTVNGMDDRNNAKVIKAFVPLSEMFGYVTSLRTLSSGRATSSMEFEKYEAAPSNVAEEVIAKAKG, encoded by the coding sequence ATGGGAAGAGATCTTAAATTTACAAGAAATATTGGTATTGCTGCTCACATCGATGCAGGTAAAACTACCACTACAGAAAGGATTTTATTCTATACAGGTGTAAACCACAAAATTGGAGAGGTTCACGACGGTGCTTCTACAATGGACTGGATGGAGCAGGAAGCAGAAAGAGGGATTACCATTACTTCTGCGGCCACTACTTGTTCTTGGAACTTTCCAACAGATCAAGGTAAGAAATTACCTGAAACAATGCCTTACCACTTCAACATTATCGATACACCGGGACACGTTGACTTCACTGTAGAAGTAAACAGATCTTTGAGAGTATTGGACGGATTGGTATTCCTTTTCTCTGCCGTAGACGGTGTAGAGCCTCAGTCTGAAACAAACTGGAGACTTGCAGACAACTACAAAGTGGCAAGAATGGGATTCGTAAACAAAATGGACAGACAGGGTGCTGACTTCTTGAACGTTGTAAAACAAGTAAAAGAAATGTTAGGTTCCAACGCTGTTCCAATTGTTTTACCAATCGGTGCTGAAGAGGATTTCAAAGGAGTTGTAGACTTAATTAAAAACAGAGCGATCATCTGGGATGAAGCTGGACAAGGTGCTACTTATGAAGTAGTTCCGATTCCTGAAGACATGAAAGATGAGGTTCTAGAATATAGAGAGAAATTGGTAGAAGCAGTAGCTGACTACGATGAAACTTTAATGGAGAAATTCTTCGAAGATCCGGATTCAATTTCTGAAGAGGAAATCAACGAAGCGCTTAGAAAAGCGACTATCGATCTTTCTATTATTCCTATGACTTGTGGATCTTCTTTCAAAAACAAAGGAGTACAGTTCATGCTTGATGCTGTTTGTAAATATCTTCCTTCTCCATTGGATAAGGACAATATCAAAGGAACAGACCCAAGAACTGACGCTGATATCGAAAGAAAACCATCTGTTCAAGATCCTTTCGCTGCATTGGCTTTCAAAATTGCTACTGACCCATTCGTAGGTAGATTGGCATTCTTCAGAGCTTATTCAGGAAGATTGGATGCTGGTTCTTATGTATTGAACACAAGATCCGGTAACAAAGAAAGAATCTCAAGAATCTATCAGATGCACGCGAACAAGCAAAACCCGGTTGAGTATATCGAAGCTGGAGATATTGGTGCTGCTGTAGGATTTAAAGATATTAAAACAGGAGATACCTTATCTGATGAAAAGAACCCAATCGTTCTTGAATCAATGATCTTCCCGGATCCGGTAATCGGTATCGCTGTTGAACCTAAAACGAAAGCTGACCAGGATAAAATGGGTAATGCTTTGGCTAAATTAGCTGAAGAGGATCCTACTTTCCAGGTTAAGACTGACGAGGCTTCAGGACAAACAATTATCTCCGGTATGGGTGAGCTTCACTTGGATATCATCGTAGACCGTATGAGAAGAGAGTTTAAAGTAGAAGTTAACCAAGGGCAGCCGCAGGTAGAGTACAAAGAAGCTCTTACACAGAAAGCTAACCACAGAGAGGTTTACAAAAAGCAGTCCGGAGGTAGAGGTAAGTTCGCAGATATCGTATTCGAAATCGGTCCTGCAGACGAAGGTAAGACAGGTCTTGAATTCATCAACGAAATTAAAGGGGGTAACATTCCAAGAGAATTTATTCCTGCAGTTGAAAAAGGATTTAAAGAATCAATGAAGAACGGTCCATTGGCAGGTTTCGAAGTTGAGGCAATGAAAATTGTTCTTAAAGACGGATCTTTCCACGCGGTTGACTCCGATCAGCTATCTTTCGAATTAGCTGCTAAGATGGGATTCAAAGATGCGGGTAGAGCTGCGAAAGCGGTTATCATGGAACCAATCATGAAGCTTGAAGTAGTAACTCCGGAAGAATACATGGGGGACATCGTAGGTGACCTTAACAGAAGAAGAGGTACGGTAAACGGTATGGATGATAGAAACAACGCTAAAGTAATCAAAGCTTTCGTTCCACTATCTGAAATGTTCGGTTATGTAACTTCTCTTAGAACGTTATCTTCAGGTAGAGCAACATCTTCTATGGAATTCGAAAAATATGAAGCTGCTCCTAGTAACGTTGCTGAAGAAGTAATCGCTAAGGCTAAAGGTTAA
- a CDS encoding low affinity iron permease family protein, whose amino-acid sequence MAKADKSIFERFSDWASKFTGSSYAFIGATLIVILWAASGPVFKYSEDWQLVINTGTTIITFLMVFLIQKAQNKDSKAIQIKLNELIAANEKASNRIVDIEDLTEKELDQLHLYYEKLADFAEEDEDIHASHSIDAAQRNQDYKDELFRKRHEKWLQEQQQKKESK is encoded by the coding sequence ATGGCTAAGGCAGACAAAAGTATCTTTGAAAGATTTTCAGATTGGGCATCAAAATTTACCGGAAGCTCTTATGCATTTATAGGGGCCACCTTAATTGTAATTTTATGGGCTGCGTCAGGGCCTGTTTTCAAATACTCGGAAGACTGGCAGCTAGTAATCAACACTGGTACAACAATCATTACTTTCCTAATGGTTTTCTTAATTCAAAAGGCTCAGAATAAAGACTCCAAAGCCATCCAGATCAAACTGAATGAGCTCATTGCCGCCAACGAAAAAGCGAGTAACCGGATTGTAGATATCGAAGACCTGACAGAAAAGGAACTTGATCAGCTTCACTTGTATTACGAAAAGCTGGCAGATTTCGCCGAAGAGGATGAGGATATTCATGCTTCCCATTCCATCGACGCAGCTCAACGTAACCAAGATTATAAAGATGAATTGTTCCGAAAGAGACATGAAAAATGGCTTCAGGAACAGCAACAAAAAAAGGAATCGAAATGA
- the rpsJ gene encoding 30S ribosomal protein S10, giving the protein MSQRIRIKLKSYDYNLVDKSAEKIVKTVKATGAVVNGPIPLPTNKRIFTVLRSPHVNKKAREQFQLSAHKRLMDIYSSSSKTVDALMKLELPSGVDVEIKV; this is encoded by the coding sequence ATGTCACAAAGAATCAGAATAAAACTTAAATCTTACGATTACAACTTGGTAGATAAATCTGCAGAGAAAATCGTAAAAACGGTAAAGGCTACCGGTGCTGTGGTAAACGGACCGATCCCATTGCCTACCAATAAGAGAATCTTCACTGTGTTGAGATCTCCGCACGTAAACAAGAAAGCAAGAGAGCAGTTCCAGTTATCAGCTCACAAGAGACTGATGGATATCTACTCTTCTTCTTCTAAAACTGTAGATGCCCTAATGAAATTAGAGCTTCCTTCAGGAGTAGACGTTGAAATCAAAGTGTGA
- a CDS encoding GLPGLI family protein — protein MKTLLFGILLFGISLNAQTHRFIYDLVYRPDSTSAEVRKTNYYLDINPEEAFYYERSYFVSDSIEHASGMRTFIGKPSDFLSKNRKSKQYVLYSFQNFDIYKLKDAPLMSWNIEKETKMSSSLKLQKATARFGGRNWTAWFSRDFPFQEGPYKFHGLPGMIVEIYDDKENYHFTLNKSQNFPDTQFIEMYKNAKNRGVEIPYSKYQSMLLSYYQDPLKFINSGQTEINENNKLALDNGKVIYKPEELRQYGIAERQRIKKYNNPIELDKAVRYPEIKK, from the coding sequence ATGAAAACTTTACTGTTCGGTATTCTCCTATTTGGTATTTCATTAAACGCACAAACCCACCGTTTTATTTATGACCTGGTCTACCGGCCGGATTCCACTTCGGCAGAAGTGCGCAAAACAAATTATTACCTGGACATCAATCCGGAAGAAGCCTTTTATTATGAGCGGTCTTATTTCGTAAGTGATTCTATTGAACACGCTTCGGGAATGAGGACTTTTATCGGAAAGCCCAGTGATTTTTTAAGCAAAAACCGTAAAAGCAAACAGTACGTTTTGTACAGCTTTCAGAATTTTGATATTTATAAGCTCAAAGATGCTCCTTTAATGTCATGGAATATTGAAAAAGAGACCAAAATGTCTTCATCATTAAAACTTCAGAAGGCGACTGCCAGATTCGGAGGCAGAAACTGGACAGCCTGGTTTTCCAGAGATTTTCCTTTTCAGGAAGGACCGTACAAATTCCATGGGCTGCCCGGGATGATTGTGGAAATTTATGATGATAAGGAGAACTATCATTTTACGCTTAATAAATCACAGAATTTTCCCGATACCCAATTTATTGAGATGTATAAAAATGCGAAAAATCGCGGTGTAGAAATCCCATATTCAAAGTATCAATCTATGCTTTTAAGCTATTATCAGGATCCTCTTAAATTCATAAATAGCGGGCAGACCGAGATCAATGAAAATAATAAATTAGCATTGGATAATGGCAAGGTGATCTACAAGCCCGAAGAACTCCGCCAGTACGGCATTGCAGAGCGGCAGAGGATCAAAAAGTATAACAATCCCATCGAGCTTGATAAAGCAGTACGATATCCTGAAATAAAAAAGTAA
- the rpsG gene encoding 30S ribosomal protein S7, with the protein MRKTKAKKRPLLPDPKFNDQLVTRFVNNLMLDGKKSIAFKIFYDALDIVETKKGDNEKTALEIWKDALTNVMPHVEVRSRRVGGANFQIPMPIRADRKISMAMKWLIKYSKARNDKSMALKLANEVVAASREEGAAFKKKSDTHKMAEANKAFSHFKF; encoded by the coding sequence ATGAGAAAGACAAAAGCGAAAAAAAGACCGTTGTTACCAGATCCGAAATTTAATGATCAATTGGTAACAAGATTCGTAAACAACCTAATGCTTGACGGTAAAAAGTCAATCGCATTCAAAATTTTCTATGATGCATTGGACATCGTAGAAACTAAAAAAGGAGATAACGAGAAAACAGCCCTTGAAATCTGGAAAGATGCACTTACTAATGTAATGCCTCACGTAGAAGTACGTTCCAGAAGAGTAGGTGGAGCTAACTTCCAGATCCCAATGCCAATCAGAGCAGATAGAAAAATTTCTATGGCAATGAAATGGTTAATCAAATATTCTAAAGCTAGAAATGATAAGTCTATGGCTTTGAAATTGGCTAATGAAGTTGTAGCTGCTTCAAGAGAAGAAGGAGCTGCTTTCAAAAAGAAATCTGATACTCACAAAATGGCGGAAGCGAACAAAGCTTTCTCACACTTCAAATTCTAA
- the rpsL gene encoding 30S ribosomal protein S12, translated as MPTIQQLVRKGRATLAKKSKSAALDSCPQRRGVCTRVYTTTPKKPNSALRKVARVRLSNGKEVNAYIPGEGHNLQEHSIVLVRGGRVKDLPGVRYHIVRGALDTAGVNGRTQRRSKYGAKRPKPGQAPAAPAKGKKK; from the coding sequence ATGCCTACTATTCAACAATTAGTAAGAAAAGGAAGAGCCACGCTTGCCAAGAAGAGCAAATCGGCTGCCCTTGATTCTTGTCCACAAAGACGTGGTGTATGTACGAGAGTATATACTACTACACCGAAGAAACCTAACTCTGCACTAAGAAAAGTTGCAAGGGTAAGACTTTCTAACGGTAAAGAAGTTAACGCCTACATCCCGGGCGAAGGACATAATCTTCAAGAGCACTCGATAGTATTGGTAAGAGGCGGAAGGGTGAAAGACCTACCGGGAGTACGTTACCACATCGTAAGAGGTGCATTAGACACTGCAGGTGTAAATGGAAGAACACAGAGAAGATCTAAGTATGGAGCGAAGAGACCTAAACCAGGTCAGGCACCAGCTGCACCAGCAAAAGGAAAGAAAAAATAA